Proteins encoded together in one uncultured Desulfosarcina sp. window:
- a CDS encoding efflux RND transporter permease subunit: MNPIKGILRFPVVSLVFTALFVALGLHAFLDMPRTEDPSINIRIGLVLAQYPGATAEQVEEQVTRPIEKHIFKFPEVRKDKTFSTSSHGLSIINVELEDSVTDADAFWAKLRHELIVLRNTEMPDGVRGPIVNSDFGDTVAMLIAVHGKRYGYRELRDHVDRIQDELRKIRDIGKMAVYGQQAEQVWVTTSLARLSQYVTDPMQVIRALQQRNVITGSGGVDAGSDYVPLRASGAFDSEQEVKDVLVTVTRGGEPVYVRDFAAVERRYLDPTFLVRHNGEPAILLSVEMQKDKNIVHLGESIAEVFRRLETILPPDLSLDLIADQPSVVKKRIGSLSREIMLAIGSVILVTIILLPVRVAVIAALAIPVTLLTTLGLMNAFGIELHQVSIAALIVVLGIVVDDAIVIADNYVELLDNGVPRSEAAWRSASDIVVPVFTATVTIICSFLPLLILPGSSGEFIEALPQTVAIALTVSFVVALMLTPILCRFFIRRGLKTAKAGDDTGKKKKHGSFLDLLQRGYGQTIVVLMRHKGLAVIIGIGAVVLGVWLMKFVPRQFFPTAERNQFVIDVWMRQGTRIEATDAAVRRIEACLAEQKDVVQYSSFIGQSAPRFYYNVNPQQPDAAYAQLVVMNRDERQTPAMVAELGTLLAGAVPEAMVVVKELQQGNIMEAPVEVRISGDSIDELKSLGDEVRAIVSAEPEALYVHRDWYNDTFMVDLNIDNELANRLGLTNASVARTLAGAFDGLPVSVFWEGDRPITIVLRLDGGERASFASVGNTYVTSPVTHASVPVRAIGSLSPGWESGRIVRRNGVRTITVRAFTKQGFYASALLGKVRPKIDAITLPVGYQIDYGGEKQNQDETFPEMLKALGISLLAIFIVLLLQFRNLSDPLVVMASISLMVPGGVVGLILTGNAFGFTAFMGFISLCGIVVRNAIILVEYIREKMAEGHPLEQAAIEAGQRRLRPIFLTSMAAAVGVTPMILSGSSLWSPLASVIAMGLIASMFFTLLVVPAIYVLIHKLRWKTAVPVAAVLLFTGSVLWTAAPAKAETVRLSLDEIVEKAIGQNAVLAIERARVRETRAREDAVKAEYLPLLSDYSVYAVLSDSNVASLPAGSLGTVPILGAFPTETIEIEKESNSTFANALTLRQPLTQLLKVGAAERIAVADRHIAEKNLCKTTADIVLLAKKLVCGRLMAEKQKDLARAGMRAADARIKESADALAAGNVLKVAVDGARIQRLQARQSLLEAEHQIGDIDGDLSDLTGMPLDTRFEPVGGLPGLPAIQSESEYIESAYCLNPELRAAREAINKADGAVDAARYDYIPDIGLFGSYIYQDGIPYVDQDIGAAGVVMEWDIFDWGKRGAVMAQRRAQHDQACRNVERLKRRIAVDVGKAYRKLTRAGETLDLARAAVAVREERLRIGGDQQRTGLITEAAYADLEVAHVQAEVDLVKARIGQYLAMAELQRTVGIAAEREFSGNP, translated from the coding sequence ATGAATCCGATCAAGGGGATTTTGCGCTTCCCGGTGGTGTCCCTGGTGTTCACGGCCCTGTTCGTAGCTCTCGGGCTGCATGCGTTTCTCGATATGCCGCGCACCGAGGACCCTTCCATCAACATTCGCATCGGACTCGTTCTGGCCCAGTACCCCGGCGCCACCGCCGAGCAGGTCGAGGAGCAGGTCACCCGGCCCATCGAAAAGCATATTTTCAAGTTTCCCGAAGTTCGCAAGGACAAGACCTTTTCCACCAGCAGCCACGGGCTGTCGATCATCAACGTGGAGCTTGAGGACAGCGTCACCGACGCGGACGCCTTCTGGGCCAAGCTGCGCCATGAACTCATTGTCCTGCGCAACACCGAGATGCCCGACGGGGTGCGAGGGCCCATCGTCAATTCCGATTTCGGGGATACCGTGGCCATGCTTATCGCCGTACACGGCAAGCGCTACGGCTACCGGGAGCTGCGGGACCATGTGGACCGCATCCAGGACGAACTGCGCAAGATCCGCGACATCGGGAAAATGGCCGTGTACGGGCAGCAGGCCGAGCAGGTGTGGGTCACCACCTCGCTGGCGCGCCTTTCCCAGTATGTCACCGATCCCATGCAGGTCATCCGGGCCCTTCAGCAGCGCAATGTGATTACCGGTTCGGGGGGCGTGGACGCCGGCAGCGATTACGTACCCCTGCGCGCCAGCGGCGCCTTCGACTCGGAGCAAGAGGTCAAGGATGTTCTGGTCACGGTCACCCGCGGCGGAGAGCCGGTTTATGTCCGCGACTTTGCAGCGGTCGAGCGGCGTTATCTCGACCCCACCTTTCTGGTGCGGCATAACGGCGAGCCCGCCATCCTGCTTTCCGTGGAAATGCAGAAGGACAAGAACATCGTGCACCTGGGCGAAAGTATCGCCGAGGTGTTCCGGCGTCTGGAAACGATCCTGCCGCCGGACCTTTCCCTCGACCTGATCGCCGATCAACCGTCCGTGGTCAAAAAACGTATCGGCTCCCTCAGCCGTGAGATCATGCTGGCCATCGGGTCGGTGATCCTGGTGACCATTATCCTCCTGCCCGTTCGCGTGGCCGTGATCGCGGCCCTGGCCATCCCGGTCACCCTGCTCACCACCCTGGGCCTGATGAACGCCTTCGGCATCGAACTGCACCAGGTGTCCATCGCCGCCCTGATCGTGGTGCTGGGCATCGTCGTGGACGACGCCATCGTCATCGCCGACAATTACGTGGAGCTGCTCGACAACGGCGTGCCGCGATCCGAAGCGGCCTGGCGCTCGGCCAGCGACATCGTGGTGCCGGTGTTCACCGCCACGGTGACGATCATCTGCTCGTTTTTGCCGCTGCTCATCCTCCCGGGCTCCTCGGGGGAGTTCATCGAGGCATTGCCCCAGACCGTGGCCATCGCCCTGACCGTTTCCTTTGTCGTGGCCCTGATGCTGACGCCCATTCTCTGCCGCTTTTTCATCCGCCGGGGATTGAAAACCGCCAAGGCCGGCGACGATACCGGCAAAAAGAAGAAGCATGGCAGCTTTCTGGACCTTTTGCAGCGCGGATACGGCCAAACGATTGTCGTCCTGATGCGCCACAAGGGCCTGGCGGTGATCATCGGCATCGGCGCCGTGGTGCTGGGCGTCTGGCTGATGAAGTTCGTTCCGCGGCAGTTTTTCCCCACGGCCGAACGCAACCAGTTCGTGATCGATGTCTGGATGCGCCAGGGCACCCGCATCGAGGCCACCGACGCCGCCGTGCGCCGCATTGAGGCCTGCCTGGCCGAACAAAAAGACGTGGTGCAGTATTCGAGCTTTATCGGGCAGAGCGCGCCGCGATTTTATTACAACGTCAATCCCCAGCAGCCGGATGCCGCCTACGCCCAGTTGGTGGTGATGAACAGGGACGAGCGGCAGACGCCGGCCATGGTGGCCGAATTGGGCACCCTGCTGGCCGGGGCGGTGCCGGAAGCCATGGTGGTGGTCAAGGAACTCCAGCAGGGCAATATCATGGAAGCGCCCGTGGAAGTCCGCATCTCCGGCGATTCCATCGATGAACTGAAGAGCCTGGGAGACGAGGTGCGGGCGATCGTCTCCGCCGAGCCGGAGGCCCTTTACGTTCACCGGGACTGGTACAACGACACCTTCATGGTGGATCTGAATATCGACAACGAACTGGCCAACCGCCTGGGGCTGACCAATGCCTCCGTGGCCAGGACCCTCGCGGGCGCCTTTGACGGTCTGCCGGTAAGCGTTTTCTGGGAAGGGGACCGTCCGATCACCATCGTGCTCAGGCTGGACGGGGGCGAGCGCGCCTCCTTTGCCAGTGTGGGAAACACCTATGTCACCTCGCCGGTCACACATGCCAGCGTTCCCGTGCGGGCCATCGGCAGCTTGAGCCCCGGCTGGGAAAGCGGGCGCATCGTGCGCCGCAACGGGGTGCGGACCATCACGGTGCGCGCGTTCACCAAACAGGGTTTCTACGCCTCGGCGCTTTTAGGAAAAGTACGGCCCAAGATCGATGCCATCACGCTTCCCGTCGGCTACCAGATCGACTATGGCGGAGAGAAGCAGAACCAGGACGAGACGTTCCCGGAAATGCTCAAGGCCCTGGGTATCAGCCTGCTGGCCATTTTCATCGTGCTTTTACTGCAATTCAGAAACCTTTCCGACCCACTGGTCGTCATGGCCTCCATCTCCCTGATGGTGCCCGGCGGCGTGGTCGGGCTCATCCTGACCGGCAACGCCTTCGGGTTCACCGCTTTCATGGGGTTTATCAGCCTTTGCGGGATCGTGGTGCGCAATGCCATTATCCTCGTCGAATACATCCGGGAGAAAATGGCCGAGGGGCACCCGCTGGAGCAGGCCGCCATCGAGGCCGGGCAGCGCCGGCTCCGGCCCATTTTTCTCACCAGCATGGCCGCCGCCGTGGGCGTTACGCCCATGATCCTGTCCGGATCGAGCCTGTGGAGCCCTTTGGCCAGCGTCATCGCCATGGGGCTGATCGCCTCCATGTTTTTCACCCTGCTGGTGGTGCCGGCCATTTACGTCCTGATCCACAAACTCCGCTGGAAAACCGCGGTGCCCGTCGCCGCGGTTCTCCTTTTCACCGGGTCGGTCCTCTGGACGGCCGCGCCCGCCAAAGCCGAAACCGTGCGACTGAGCCTGGACGAAATCGTCGAGAAGGCCATCGGGCAGAACGCGGTTCTGGCCATCGAGCGGGCCAGGGTCCGGGAAACCAGGGCCAGGGAAGACGCGGTGAAGGCGGAGTACCTTCCCCTCCTGTCCGATTACTCCGTATACGCGGTTCTCAGCGACAGCAATGTTGCTTCGCTGCCTGCCGGCTCCCTGGGAACTGTGCCGATCCTGGGGGCGTTTCCCACGGAAACCATAGAAATCGAAAAAGAGTCCAACAGCACGTTTGCCAACGCCCTGACCCTGCGTCAGCCGCTGACCCAGCTTCTGAAGGTCGGGGCCGCGGAAAGGATCGCCGTTGCCGACCGGCACATCGCCGAGAAAAACCTGTGCAAAACCACGGCCGATATCGTTCTGCTGGCCAAAAAGCTGGTTTGCGGGCGGCTTATGGCGGAAAAGCAGAAAGACCTGGCCCGGGCCGGCATGCGGGCCGCCGATGCCCGCATCAAGGAATCCGCCGATGCGCTGGCCGCCGGAAATGTTCTGAAGGTCGCCGTCGACGGCGCCAGGATCCAGCGATTGCAGGCCAGACAGTCCCTGCTGGAAGCCGAGCATCAAATCGGCGACATCGATGGCGATCTGAGCGATTTGACCGGCATGCCCTTAGACACCCGCTTCGAACCTGTCGGCGGTTTGCCCGGCCTTCCGGCGATCCAGTCCGAGTCCGAATACATCGAAAGCGCGTATTGCCTGAATCCCGAGCTTCGTGCGGCCCGGGAAGCCATTAACAAGGCTGATGGGGCCGTCGACGCGGCCCGCTACGATTACATCCCCGACATCGGGCTGTTCGGCAGCTATATTTATCAGGACGGCATTCCCTATGTCGATCAGGACATCGGCGCCGCCGGCGTCGTGATGGAGTGGGATATCTTCGATTGGGGCAAGCGCGGGGCGGTAATGGCCCAGCGCAGGGCCCAGCATGACCAGGCCTGCCGGAACGTGGAGCGGCTCAAACGCCGCATCGCCGTTGACGTGGGCAAGGCCTATCGCAAGCTGACCCGGGCCGGGGAAACCCTGGACCTGGCCCGGGCGGCCGTCGCCGTCCGGGAGGAGCGTCTGCGCATCGGCGGCGACCAGCAACGGACCGGCCTGATTACCGAAGCGGCCTATGCGGATCTGGAAGTGGCGCACGTTCAGGCCGAAGTCGACCTTGTGAAAGCGCGGATCGGACAGTATCTGGCCATGGCCGAATTGCAGCGCACGGTGGGGATCGCCGCGGAGCGGGAGTTTTCCGGCAACCCGTAA
- a CDS encoding efflux RND transporter periplasmic adaptor subunit: MSFDNNDVKSRQPGEGGIRSLFSARTILFVLAVLLIAACSDKKPVDSVAPDPVPIAVAAVERVVQDRTVDVSGSVVSKDNPVRVAFLVAGKVIRVEPREGDLVTCGQVLAAIDPVDYRLAVKAAAAQVSEARIARKQAADELARMRYLFERKSLAPNDFEKFEAKWRLSESKLEEAEAGLAIQQKRLADASLKAPMDGFVTRRMVEPGQTVSAGMPAFEIATLDPVEIQVGVPETDIARVRAGQKAAITVAALGGETFEGTVRLVNVGADPETRTYMTRILVPNPEHRLRLGMVAKAGIDVGEQMEAMVLPATAIVRDPRKITIVYVYYPDRQCVYGTRVTVGRVLGQKVTIVSGLSGDEQVVVAGQDKLRDGARVSVTAGAGSSVPAQGKAS; the protein is encoded by the coding sequence ATGTCATTCGACAACAACGATGTCAAAAGCCGACAACCCGGCGAAGGCGGGATTCGATCCTTGTTTTCGGCGCGTACGATTCTGTTTGTATTAGCGGTACTGTTGATTGCCGCCTGTTCCGATAAGAAACCGGTGGACAGCGTCGCGCCCGATCCGGTTCCCATCGCGGTAGCCGCGGTCGAACGGGTCGTCCAGGACCGGACGGTGGACGTCAGCGGATCGGTGGTATCAAAGGACAACCCCGTCCGGGTCGCCTTTCTGGTGGCGGGCAAGGTGATCCGGGTGGAACCGCGGGAAGGCGATCTCGTTACCTGCGGCCAGGTTCTGGCGGCCATCGATCCGGTGGATTACCGGTTGGCCGTCAAGGCGGCGGCCGCCCAGGTATCGGAGGCGCGCATCGCCCGCAAACAGGCCGCGGACGAATTGGCGCGCATGCGCTATCTTTTCGAACGAAAAAGTCTGGCGCCCAACGACTTTGAAAAGTTCGAGGCCAAGTGGCGTCTTTCCGAATCCAAACTGGAAGAGGCCGAGGCCGGCCTTGCCATCCAGCAAAAACGGCTTGCCGACGCGAGTCTGAAAGCGCCGATGGACGGGTTCGTCACCCGTCGGATGGTGGAACCCGGGCAGACGGTCTCAGCCGGAATGCCGGCCTTCGAGATCGCCACCCTGGATCCGGTCGAAATCCAGGTGGGCGTGCCCGAAACGGACATCGCCCGGGTGCGGGCCGGCCAGAAGGCCGCGATTACCGTTGCGGCCCTTGGCGGGGAGACTTTCGAGGGCACCGTACGGCTGGTCAATGTGGGCGCCGATCCGGAAACCCGTACCTACATGACGCGCATCCTGGTGCCCAACCCGGAGCACCGGCTCCGGCTGGGCATGGTGGCCAAAGCCGGCATCGACGTCGGCGAGCAGATGGAAGCCATGGTCCTGCCGGCTACCGCCATTGTCCGGGACCCCCGGAAAATCACGATAGTATACGTCTATTATCCGGACAGGCAGTGCGTTTACGGAACCCGCGTGACCGTCGGCCGGGTGCTGGGGCAAAAGGTGACGATCGTTTCCGGACTTTCCGGTGACGAGCAGGTGGTCGTGGCCGGGCAGGACAAACTCAGGGATGGGGCCAGGGTGTCGGTCACCGCGGGCGCAGGCAGTTCCGTGCCCGCCCAGGGGAAGGCTTCATGA